GTCGTGTTTGGAAAGTTAGCACAATTACCTTCTCAGGGTGCGCCTTATCCAATTTTAGTATTCTCAGCTATGTTACCTTGGCAGTTCTTTGCTAATTCTCTTTCCGAGTGCAGTAATAGCTTGATTGGTAATGCCAATTTAATTTCCAAGGTCTATTTTCCTCGTCTAATTGTTCCTACCAGTGCAGTGGTAGTTAGCTTTGTAGACTTCATGGTTTCGGGGATAATTTTACTAGGATTAATGGCTTGGTATAACTTTGTTCCTACTTGGCGAATTGTCACCTTACCAATTTTTATTGCTATTGCCTTTGCTGCTTCAATGGGTGCAGGATTATGGCTGGCTTCTTTAAATGTTAAATATAGAGATTTTCGTTATATTGTCCCATTTATTGTCCAGTTTGGATTATACATATCACCAGTAGGATTTAGTAGTACCATAGTTCCTGAACAATGGCGATTTTTGTACTCTTTAAACCCAATTGTTGGCGTAATTGATGGTTTTCGCTGGGCGATTTTAGGCGGAGAATCAAACTTATATTTACCCGGATTTTTACTCTCTTTGGGATTAGTATTTCTGCTATTAATGAGTGGAATTTGGTACTTCCGCAAAATGGAAAGAACATTTGCAGATGTTATCTAGTTCTAAAGATAACTGCCTGAACTCATCATCTCTCACTTACAATATTTTAGGATAGGTGATTGCACCAATAAATTTTATGATAGATGTACGATCCTCTTTATTAATAAACTAATATATCAACTGATATCTAAAAAGCTTATGTCTGACACTGTAATTAAAGTAGAAAATCTAGGTAAAAAATATATTATTGCTCATCAACAGCAAGAACCATATACTGCACTAAGAGATGTGATAGCGAATGGTGCTAAAGGTTTATTTAAGTCCTGCCGAAACCAAAAATTTAAACCTGCAAATTATCAAGAAGAGTTTTGGGCATTAAAAGATGTCTCCTTTGAAATTAAGCAAGGAGATAAAGTTGGAATAATTGGTCGCAACGGTGCAGGTAAATCTACACTTTTAAAAATTCTTAGTCGTATTACTGAACCAACACAAGGAAACATCAAAATTAAAGGTAGAGTTGCTAGTTTATTGGAGGTAGGTACAGGCTTTCACCCAGAGTTGACTGGGAGAGAAAATATCTACCTCAATGGTGCAATTTTGGGTAT
This window of the Nostoc sp. HK-01 genome carries:
- a CDS encoding ABC-2 type transporter, giving the protein MNNTKIVAKQELVIEAGRTEQQYWKDIWRYRELFYFLAWRDILVRYKQTAIGIAWALIRPFLTMVVFSVVFGKLAQLPSQGAPYPILVFSAMLPWQFFANSLSECSNSLIGNANLISKVYFPRLIVPTSAVVVSFVDFMVSGIILLGLMAWYNFVPTWRIVTLPIFIAIAFAASMGAGLWLASLNVKYRDFRYIVPFIVQFGLYISPVGFSSTIVPEQWRFLYSLNPIVGVIDGFRWAILGGESNLYLPGFLLSLGLVFLLLMSGIWYFRKMERTFADVI